A genomic segment from Pseudomonas sessilinigenes encodes:
- a CDS encoding EAL domain-containing protein, which yields MKQKRTFATPRLLGIVWPFIAVVVFQALLGGLSLYVLSAVRGYVAGESLWSKGQKDAIYYLSLYADSRDEGAFLKYQNAIAVPQGGHELRVALDRQPPDLEAARLGILKGGNHPDDVSSLIWLYLNFRHFSYLEKAIDRWTVGDSYLLQLDTVAREMHRGISDNTASEADIQRWKSEIFAINDGVTPAAKAFSDALGEGSRVILRLLLVTNLATALILIALALLRTHKLLAQRHAFASALQLEKERAQITLQSIGDGVITTDVEGAIAYMNPAAEELTRWKAEQAVGLPLAALFSVLDENAQADGFALIEHILSGRLSGGSEHSKLIQRLDGSTVSVTLVGAPIRNAGKVSGAVLVLHDMTQERQYIANLSWQATHDALTGLANRREFEFRLEQALHNLARQPARHALMFLDLDQFKLVNDTCGHAAGDELLRHICALLQSGLREGDTLARLGGDEFGILLENCSPEAAEKIAEGLRQTVQNLHFVWKGRPFVTTVSIGLVHVAQTPTTLEASLRAADMACYMAKEKGRNRVQVYHADDSELSLRFGEMAWVQRLHMALEENRFCLYSQEITALGHVEGDTGHVEILLRLHDEAGRMILPDSFIPAAERYGLMTALDRWVVQNVFKVIAQCIEEGREGPMAMCAINLSGITIGDDEFLDFLREQFAAYGVPPKMICFEITETSAIANLGSAIRFINELKGLGCHFSLDDFCAGMSSFAYLKHLPVDFLKIDGSFVKDMLDDPINRAMVEVINHIGHVMGKRTIAEFVETPQIEQALLEIGVDYAQGYLIERPQLFTCDSLQCRPVRPRPLLFKAPGTFR from the coding sequence ATGAAGCAAAAGCGGACTTTCGCAACGCCACGGTTGTTGGGCATTGTCTGGCCCTTCATTGCGGTGGTGGTGTTCCAGGCACTATTGGGTGGCCTCAGCCTGTATGTCCTATCGGCTGTGCGTGGTTATGTCGCCGGCGAAAGCCTGTGGTCCAAGGGCCAGAAGGACGCCATCTACTACTTGAGCCTGTATGCGGACAGCCGCGACGAAGGCGCCTTCCTCAAATACCAGAATGCGATCGCCGTGCCCCAGGGCGGGCATGAGCTGCGCGTGGCCCTGGATCGCCAGCCGCCGGACCTGGAGGCTGCCCGCCTGGGGATTCTCAAAGGCGGCAATCACCCTGACGATGTTTCCAGCCTGATCTGGCTGTATCTCAATTTCCGCCATTTCAGCTACTTGGAAAAAGCCATCGACCGCTGGACCGTAGGGGACAGCTACCTGCTGCAACTGGATACGGTGGCGCGGGAGATGCACCGGGGCATCAGCGACAATACCGCCAGCGAAGCCGATATCCAGCGCTGGAAGAGTGAGATCTTTGCGATCAACGATGGCGTCACCCCGGCTGCCAAGGCTTTCAGCGATGCCTTGGGCGAGGGGTCACGGGTGATCCTGCGGCTGTTGCTGGTGACCAACCTGGCCACGGCGCTGATCCTGATCGCGCTGGCGTTGTTGCGTACCCATAAGCTGTTGGCGCAACGTCATGCCTTCGCCAGTGCCCTGCAATTGGAAAAGGAGCGGGCGCAGATCACCTTGCAGTCCATCGGCGATGGAGTGATCACCACGGACGTCGAGGGGGCCATCGCCTACATGAACCCGGCCGCCGAGGAGTTGACCCGCTGGAAGGCCGAGCAGGCTGTGGGCCTACCCCTGGCGGCGCTGTTCAGCGTGCTGGATGAAAATGCCCAGGCCGACGGTTTTGCCTTGATCGAGCATATCCTCAGTGGCCGGCTCAGCGGTGGCAGCGAGCATTCCAAGCTGATTCAGCGCCTGGATGGCAGTACGGTCTCGGTGACTCTGGTCGGGGCACCGATCCGCAATGCCGGCAAGGTCAGCGGTGCGGTGCTGGTGCTGCATGACATGACCCAGGAGCGCCAGTACATCGCCAACCTGTCCTGGCAGGCGACCCATGATGCCCTGACCGGGCTGGCCAATCGCCGGGAATTCGAGTTCCGCCTGGAGCAGGCCCTGCATAACCTGGCGCGCCAGCCGGCCCGGCATGCACTGATGTTCCTGGATCTGGATCAGTTCAAGCTGGTCAACGATACCTGTGGCCATGCTGCCGGTGACGAGTTGCTGCGCCATATTTGCGCGCTGTTGCAATCGGGCCTGCGCGAAGGCGATACCCTGGCCCGGCTGGGTGGGGATGAGTTCGGCATCTTGCTTGAGAACTGCTCGCCGGAGGCCGCGGAGAAAATTGCCGAAGGCCTGCGCCAGACCGTGCAGAACCTGCATTTCGTCTGGAAGGGCCGGCCGTTCGTGACCACCGTGAGCATCGGCCTGGTGCATGTTGCGCAGACTCCAACGACCCTGGAGGCGTCTTTGCGCGCTGCCGACATGGCGTGCTACATGGCCAAGGAAAAGGGCCGTAATCGGGTGCAGGTCTATCATGCCGACGATTCGGAGCTGTCCCTGCGTTTTGGCGAGATGGCTTGGGTCCAGCGCTTGCACATGGCCCTGGAGGAGAACCGGTTCTGCCTTTACTCCCAGGAGATCACCGCCCTGGGGCATGTAGAGGGTGATACTGGACATGTCGAGATTCTCCTGCGCCTGCATGACGAGGCGGGCCGCATGATCCTCCCGGACAGCTTCATCCCGGCGGCCGAGCGCTATGGCTTGATGACGGCCCTGGATCGTTGGGTAGTACAGAATGTATTCAAGGTCATCGCCCAGTGCATCGAAGAGGGGCGCGAAGGGCCGATGGCGATGTGCGCGATCAATCTGTCCGGCATCACGATTGGCGATGACGAGTTCCTCGACTTCCTGCGCGAGCAGTTTGCCGCCTATGGCGTGCCGCCAAAGATGATCTGCTTCGAAATTACTGAAACCAGCGCAATCGCGAATCTGGGCAGTGCAATTCGTTTTATAAATGAACTCAAGGGCTTAGGTTGTCATTTTTCCCTGGATGACTTTTGTGCGGGAATGTCGTCGTTCGCTTATCTCAAACATTTGCCTGTAGACTTCCTAAAGATCGATGGAAGTTTCGTAAAGGATATGCTGGACGACCCGATTAACCGTGCCATGGTCGAAGTGATCAATCACATCGGGCATGTCATGGGTAAGCGCACGATTGCCGAGTTTGTCGAAACACCGCAGATCGAGCAGGCATTGCTCGAGATCGGCGTGGATTATGCTCAGGGCTACCTCATTGAGCGCCCGCAGTTGTTTACCTGTGACAGTTTGCAGTGTCGACCCGTGCGGCCACGGCCCCTGTTGTTCAAGGCGCCCGGCACGTTCCGTTGA